The Deltaproteobacteria bacterium genome contains the following window.
CGATCCATGCGTCGCGCCGGGATATAGACGCGCGTCCCGGTTTTCATCGCGGATTCATCCTGGAGATTATTCCACTCGGCCAACTCTTGAACGGAGATATGGTAGCGACTCGCGATGCTCGCCATCCCGTCGCCCGGCTTCACGATATGAAAACCGCCCGCCCGCACGCCGAGCGTCGCACAGGCCGGCAAGACCATGATCAAGAAGAGAAGGATCCCCGCGTGCACGCGCGGAATGTAGCACAGATCTACTAGGAGCGCCACCCATACGCCCCGACCAACTTCACAAAACGGCAGTCGGTCAGGGTGTCTTGCGTAAATTGCGCGCCCTTTCGAGTCACACGCAGGAGCGTCTGCGCCTCTGTGGAGCCGACCGGGATCACCAAGCGTCCGCCGTCGGCCAGTTGCGCCAAAAAGGCTTGCGGGATCTCCGGCCCGCCCGCCGTCACGATAATCGCGTCGAATGGTGCAGCCTCGGGCCAGCCAACGGTGCCATCGCCGATACGAAGCGAAAAATTGACCAGCCCGAGATCGTACAACACGCGCCGCGCCCGATGCGAAAGCGTGGCAATGCGTTCGATGGAATAGACTTCACGAGCCAGGCTGCAGAGCACCGCCGTTTGATAACCGCATCCGGTCCCGATCTCCAAGACCCGTTCGGTCCCCGTCAGCCGCAACTGCGCGGTCATATAACCGACGATGAACGGTTGCGAGATCGTCTGCCCTTCGCCGATCGTCAACGGGCGATCGGAGTAGGCCTGGTCCCACAACCCCTCTTCGACAAAGAGATGGCGCGGCACCTTGCCGATGACCGAAAGCACGCGCGGATCGCGCACCCCACGCCGTTCCAATTGTTCGCGGACCATGCGGCGGCGCGCCACATGCAGTCCCTGTTGTCGCGCAGATAATCCGCCCTGATGAAAGCGATCGCGTCCCGGCATTGTGCCGCGTATCGCAGATCGTGTGGGTTGGGGCAAGCCTGCTACTTCGTCGCGCGATAAATTTCCATCGCCTCGCGAAGATTCTGGCGCAGCGCTTGGGCGCGTTGGTGACCGGTCGGATGCGACGCGAACGTCTGTTGCCATTCGCGCGTATAGCGTGAAATTGGGCGGTGCGAATGCTGATGCCCTCGCGCCTCACGAATCGCTTGGCGACTGAAGACGCGAATCATGGTCTTGGGATTATAGCCGGCCCGCGCCATGTAAATCATCCCGCGGTAATCGGCCTCGATCTCATATTCGGCATGGCGCGGCCGCTCGCCGCCCTTTTCGCGGCGCGCCC
Protein-coding sequences here:
- a CDS encoding protein-L-isoaspartate(D-aspartate) O-methyltransferase, translating into MPGRDRFHQGGLSARQQGLHVARRRMVREQLERRGVRDPRVLSVIGKVPRHLFVEEGLWDQAYSDRPLTIGEGQTISQPFIVGYMTAQLRLTGTERVLEIGTGCGYQTAVLCSLAREVYSIERIATLSHRARRVLYDLGLVNFSLRIGDGTVGWPEAAPFDAIIVTAGGPEIPQAFLAQLADGGRLVIPVGSTEAQTLLRVTRKGAQFTQDTLTDCRFVKLVGAYGWRS